The Rhizobium sp. BT03 genome has a window encoding:
- a CDS encoding glutathione S-transferase family protein, producing the protein MGMLVDGVWHDVWYDTEESKGQFKRQPSQFRNWVTSDGEAGPSGSGGFKAEAGRYHLYVSLACPWAHRTLIFRKLKKLEELISVSVVDPLMLDNGWEFKVGDGATGDQLFGATTLWQIYVKADPHYSGRVTVPVLWDKKTGTIVSNESAEIIRMFNSAFDELTGAKADFYPEDLRAEIDALNATVYDTVNNGVYKAGFATTQEAYEENVGKLFETLDMLDERLGKGRYLLGNRQTEADWRLFTTLVRFDPVYVGHFKCNIRRIADYRNLPGYLRDLYQTAGVAETVNLKHIKEHYYRSHKTINPTGIVPVGPALDLDSPHGRATAPRVFLDAQRTL; encoded by the coding sequence ATGGGAATGCTGGTGGACGGCGTCTGGCATGATGTCTGGTACGACACGGAGGAGAGCAAGGGCCAGTTCAAGCGGCAGCCTTCGCAGTTCCGCAACTGGGTGACATCGGACGGCGAGGCCGGCCCTTCCGGCAGCGGCGGCTTCAAGGCCGAGGCCGGACGTTACCATCTCTATGTCTCGCTTGCCTGCCCCTGGGCGCACCGCACACTGATCTTCCGCAAGCTGAAGAAGCTGGAGGAGCTGATCTCGGTCTCGGTCGTCGATCCGTTGATGCTCGACAACGGCTGGGAATTCAAGGTCGGCGATGGCGCCACCGGTGACCAGCTCTTCGGCGCCACCACCCTCTGGCAGATTTACGTGAAGGCCGATCCGCACTATTCGGGCCGCGTCACCGTTCCCGTCCTCTGGGACAAGAAAACCGGCACGATCGTCAGCAATGAATCCGCCGAGATCATCCGCATGTTCAACAGCGCCTTCGACGAGCTGACCGGCGCAAAGGCCGATTTTTATCCCGAAGATCTCCGCGCCGAAATCGATGCGCTGAACGCCACCGTCTACGACACCGTCAACAACGGCGTCTACAAGGCGGGCTTTGCCACCACCCAGGAAGCCTATGAGGAAAATGTCGGCAAGCTGTTCGAAACGCTCGACATGCTCGACGAACGCTTGGGCAAGGGCCGCTATCTCCTAGGCAACCGGCAGACCGAAGCCGACTGGCGCCTGTTTACGACACTGGTGCGATTCGATCCCGTCTACGTCGGCCATTTCAAATGCAACATCCGCCGGATCGCCGATTACCGCAACCTGCCTGGATATTTGCGCGACCTCTACCAGACCGCGGGCGTTGCCGAAACGGTGAACCTGAAACACATCAAGGAACACTACTACCGTAGCCACAAGACGATCAATCCGACGGGCATCGTTCCCGTCGGCCCGGCGCTCGATCTCGACAGCCCGCATGGCCGTGCTACAGCGCCGCGCGTCTTTTTAGACGCGCAAAGGACGCTGTAG
- a CDS encoding CCA tRNA nucleotidyltransferase translates to MTGLADQAWFRDPALGRILALLNVDGGEGRVVGGAVRNGLMGLPVSDIDIATTLTPEIVMERAAVAGIKAVPTGLQHGTVTLVIDGKPFEVTTLRTDVETDGRHAKVAFSTDWKADAERRDLTINALYADAKGEVVDLVGGLADIEKRNIRFIGDAAKRIAEDHLRILRFFRFFAYYGSGRPDAEGLKACSAARSKLKTLSAERVWSELRKLLGAADPGRALLWMRQVAVLTEILPESERWGIDAIPSLVTTEKALGWTPDPLLRLAAIVPPDAARLEALAARLKLSNAEAATLKAWAMAAPVNDDMSSAAFERLLYRNGADGIVTRLKLALGVARGKAEGDFDEMARSARLTKLLDQAANWKKPQFPINGGDVMSAGIASGPRVGELLAGLENQWVEENFVSDRAALLARLQERVQ, encoded by the coding sequence ATGACCGGTCTTGCCGACCAAGCATGGTTCCGCGACCCGGCGCTCGGCCGGATTCTTGCGCTTCTCAATGTCGATGGCGGGGAAGGGCGGGTGGTCGGCGGCGCGGTGCGCAACGGCCTGATGGGTCTGCCGGTCAGCGATATCGACATCGCCACGACGCTGACGCCGGAGATTGTCATGGAGCGGGCAGCAGTGGCCGGCATCAAGGCGGTACCGACAGGCCTGCAGCACGGCACGGTGACGCTCGTCATCGACGGCAAGCCCTTCGAAGTGACGACGCTTCGCACCGACGTCGAGACCGACGGGCGCCATGCCAAGGTCGCTTTCAGCACCGACTGGAAGGCGGACGCCGAACGGCGGGACCTGACGATCAACGCGCTTTATGCCGATGCCAAGGGCGAGGTGGTGGATCTGGTCGGCGGGCTTGCCGATATCGAGAAGCGCAACATCCGCTTCATCGGCGATGCGGCAAAGCGCATCGCCGAAGATCATCTGCGCATCCTGCGCTTCTTCCGCTTCTTTGCCTATTACGGCTCCGGACGGCCGGATGCCGAGGGGCTGAAGGCGTGTTCTGCGGCGCGTTCGAAGCTGAAGACGCTGTCGGCGGAACGCGTCTGGTCGGAACTGCGGAAGCTACTCGGTGCTGCCGATCCCGGCCGGGCGCTGCTCTGGATGCGGCAGGTGGCGGTGCTGACGGAAATCCTGCCGGAATCGGAACGATGGGGGATCGATGCGATCCCTTCGCTTGTTACCACCGAAAAGGCGCTTGGCTGGACGCCTGATCCGCTGTTGCGGCTTGCGGCGATCGTGCCGCCCGATGCGGCGCGGCTGGAGGCGCTCGCAGCCCGGCTGAAGCTCTCGAATGCGGAGGCGGCCACTCTCAAGGCCTGGGCAATGGCGGCACCTGTCAATGACGACATGTCGTCGGCCGCCTTCGAACGGCTGCTTTACCGCAACGGCGCCGACGGCATCGTGACGCGGCTCAAGCTGGCGCTCGGCGTTGCGCGTGGCAAGGCGGAAGGGGATTTCGACGAGATGGCGCGGTCGGCGCGGCTTACCAAGCTCCTGGATCAGGCCGCGAACTGGAAGAAACCGCAATTTCCGATAAACGGCGGCGATGTGATGTCCGCGGGAATCGCGTCCGGCCCGCGCGTCGGCGAGCTGCTTGCCGGCCTGGAAAACCAGTGGGTGGAGGAAAATTTCGTTTCCGACCGGGCGGCGCTGCTCGCCCGGCTGCAGGAACGGGTGCAATAA
- a CDS encoding DUF1285 domain-containing protein — translation MAAEEISGQADAAGLAALISRASEESGGKKRGLPPVEQWNPPFCGDIDMEIRADGTWFYMGTPIGRPALVRLFSTVLRKDDDEKTYLVTPVEKVGIRVVDAPFIAVEMNVTERQGQQVLTFRTNVGDVVEAGGEHRLRFAIADGNAELKPYLHVRGRLEALVSRAVMYELVALGEILDVEGRAMFAIRSAGEVFPVMPADELDALCR, via the coding sequence ATGGCAGCCGAGGAAATCAGCGGACAGGCGGATGCGGCGGGGCTTGCCGCGCTGATTTCGCGCGCGTCCGAGGAAAGCGGCGGAAAAAAACGCGGTTTACCGCCGGTCGAGCAGTGGAATCCGCCTTTCTGCGGCGATATCGACATGGAGATCAGGGCCGACGGCACCTGGTTCTACATGGGCACGCCGATCGGCCGGCCGGCGCTGGTGCGGCTGTTTTCGACGGTTTTGAGAAAAGACGACGACGAGAAGACCTATCTCGTAACTCCTGTGGAAAAGGTCGGGATCAGGGTCGTCGACGCGCCGTTCATCGCCGTGGAGATGAACGTGACGGAGAGGCAGGGCCAACAGGTGCTGACCTTCCGTACTAATGTCGGCGATGTCGTGGAGGCGGGAGGAGAGCATCGGCTGCGCTTTGCCATTGCGGACGGCAACGCCGAACTGAAACCCTATCTGCATGTGCGCGGGCGGCTGGAGGCGCTGGTGTCGCGTGCGGTGATGTATGAACTGGTCGCGCTTGGCGAAATCCTCGACGTGGAGGGGCGGGCGATGTTTGCGATCCGCTCCGCCGGCGAGGTCTTCCCTGTCATGCCGGCCGACGAACTGGATGCTCTTTGCCGATGA
- a CDS encoding GNAT family N-acetyltransferase, with amino-acid sequence MLPNAEGVFETHQSVHPVSVIMYKHDLVYLTEDASHDAAIEHINEEAFGPGRFTRAAARIREQGPHDLSLSFICADDGETIASVRMTPVLAGTVKGHLLGPLAVRPSHKNIGIGRELVRIAVEAARRKGSEAVILVGDPPYYGPLGFEKVAYNALSFPGPVDPGRVLVVPIGEGVHERLKGIIAWHG; translated from the coding sequence ATGCTCCCGAACGCCGAAGGCGTGTTCGAGACCCATCAATCTGTCCATCCGGTTTCTGTCATCATGTACAAGCACGATCTCGTCTACCTCACCGAAGACGCGTCCCACGACGCCGCCATCGAACACATCAACGAAGAAGCCTTCGGTCCGGGCCGCTTCACGCGGGCGGCGGCTCGCATCCGCGAGCAGGGGCCGCACGACCTGTCGCTCTCCTTCATCTGCGCTGACGACGGCGAGACGATCGCTTCGGTGCGCATGACGCCGGTGCTGGCCGGCACGGTAAAAGGCCATCTGCTCGGCCCGCTTGCCGTCCGGCCCTCGCATAAGAATATAGGCATCGGCCGGGAGCTGGTGCGGATCGCCGTGGAGGCGGCAAGACGCAAGGGTTCGGAAGCCGTCATCCTCGTCGGCGATCCGCCCTATTACGGCCCGCTCGGCTTCGAGAAGGTCGCCTACAACGCGCTTTCCTTTCCCGGCCCCGTCGATCCCGGCCGCGTGCTCGTCGTTCCGATCGGCGAGGGCGTGCACGAGCGATTGAAGGGCATCATCGCCTGGCACGGATGA
- a CDS encoding DUF58 domain-containing protein, producing the protein MASIGQIVNPTSGSDALSRARQRAALVPDCLVEAKRIANTVIAGWHGRRKRGIGENFWQFRPYAEGESLSRIDWRRSARDDHTYVREREWEAAHTIWLWCDMSPSMMYKSSYGSVSKESRALVVMLALAEILARSGERIGCPGIMEPASTRNAAERLAAALMHTPLTGGLPETGMIRGWSDLVLIGDFLDDAPVIMERLGPLARRGLRGHVVEISDPAEEIFPYSGRTEFTDPESGAKLISGRAEHIREAYRNAYLVRRESLGQSLRHLGWTFATHRTDHLASEALVAVHMYLSGMPAKATHGGQL; encoded by the coding sequence GTGGCATCTATTGGACAGATCGTCAACCCGACGTCAGGCAGCGATGCCCTTTCCCGCGCCAGGCAGCGGGCCGCCCTGGTGCCGGATTGCCTGGTGGAAGCCAAGCGCATCGCCAATACGGTGATCGCCGGCTGGCATGGCCGCCGCAAACGCGGCATCGGCGAGAATTTCTGGCAGTTCCGTCCCTATGCCGAAGGCGAAAGCCTGTCGCGCATCGATTGGCGCCGCTCCGCCCGCGACGACCATACCTATGTGCGCGAGCGCGAATGGGAAGCGGCCCATACGATCTGGCTCTGGTGCGACATGTCGCCCTCGATGATGTACAAGTCGAGCTATGGCAGCGTCTCCAAGGAAAGCCGCGCGCTGGTCGTCATGCTGGCGCTCGCCGAAATTCTTGCTCGCTCCGGCGAGCGCATCGGCTGCCCGGGCATCATGGAACCCGCCTCCACCCGCAATGCCGCCGAGCGCCTTGCGGCCGCGCTCATGCACACGCCGTTGACCGGCGGCCTGCCGGAAACGGGAATGATCCGCGGCTGGAGCGATCTCGTCCTTATCGGCGATTTCCTCGATGATGCGCCTGTTATCATGGAGCGCCTTGGCCCGCTTGCCCGTCGCGGCCTGCGCGGCCATGTGGTCGAAATATCGGATCCCGCCGAGGAAATATTCCCCTATAGCGGCCGCACCGAATTCACCGATCCGGAGAGCGGCGCCAAGCTTATCTCCGGCCGCGCCGAACACATCCGCGAAGCCTATCGCAACGCCTACCTCGTCCGCAGGGAGAGCCTCGGCCAATCGCTGCGCCATCTCGGCTGGACCTTTGCGACGCACCGCACCGATCATCTCGCCTCGGAGGCGCTCGTCGCGGTGCACATGTATCTGTCCGGCATGCCGGCCAAGGCAACGCATGGAGGGCAGCTGTGA
- a CDS encoding metallophosphoesterase — protein MFKLAHISDVHLGPLPRLSIQELFSKRITGFVNWHRNRRKHLFGSTLDLLLDDIRAHQADHLAVTGDLVNLASGIEIRAAAAWLRALGDPADTSVVPGNHDAYVPGAYEKSMRAWYEYVRGDLAPPQWLEDRHIFPYLRIRGKVAIVGCSTAVATPPFAASGFFGARQARDTVNMLRAAGEAGLFRVVMIHHPPIRGATAFHKRMIGIRRFAAVISTGGAELVLHGHTHLNTLHWLRGQVQPVPVVGIASASQGPGSIKPPAAYNLFSIDGSPGAWELSGERFSVNRSGDAVMAESVDIFAR, from the coding sequence ATGTTCAAGCTCGCGCATATTTCCGACGTCCACCTCGGGCCGCTGCCCCGTCTTTCCATCCAGGAGCTGTTTTCAAAACGCATAACGGGCTTTGTGAACTGGCATCGCAACCGACGCAAGCACCTTTTCGGCAGCACGCTGGATCTGTTGCTCGACGACATCCGCGCCCATCAGGCGGATCATCTGGCCGTCACCGGCGATCTCGTCAATCTGGCGAGCGGCATCGAGATCCGCGCCGCCGCCGCCTGGCTGCGCGCGCTCGGCGATCCCGCCGACACCTCCGTCGTTCCCGGCAATCACGACGCCTATGTGCCCGGTGCCTACGAGAAGTCGATGCGCGCCTGGTACGAGTATGTCCGCGGCGATCTTGCCCCGCCGCAATGGCTGGAAGATCGCCATATTTTTCCTTATCTGCGCATCCGCGGCAAAGTCGCGATCGTCGGCTGCTCGACGGCAGTCGCCACCCCTCCCTTTGCCGCCTCCGGTTTTTTCGGCGCGCGCCAGGCGCGCGACACGGTGAATATGCTGCGGGCGGCCGGCGAAGCCGGCCTCTTCCGGGTCGTCATGATCCATCATCCGCCGATCCGCGGCGCCACCGCCTTCCACAAGCGCATGATCGGCATCCGCCGCTTCGCCGCGGTGATTTCGACCGGCGGCGCCGAGCTCGTGCTGCACGGGCACACGCACCTGAACACGCTGCACTGGCTGCGCGGCCAGGTACAGCCGGTGCCCGTCGTCGGCATCGCCTCGGCCTCGCAAGGACCGGGCAGCATCAAGCCGCCCGCCGCCTACAACCTCTTCTCCATCGACGGCTCTCCCGGCGCCTGGGAGCTCAGCGGCGAGCGCTTCAGCGTCAACCGGTCCGGCGACGCGGTGATGGCGGAAAGCGTTGATATTTTCGCGCGTTAG
- a CDS encoding DUF4159 domain-containing protein, producing MNALPFAFAYPAILGALIALPVIWWLLRLTPPRPKTEVFPPLKILASVLKREETPAQSPWWLTLLRMLLAATVILAIADPVFNPRTSSLASGGPLVLFVDNSWAAAPDWERRIQTADALIDDAESAGTPVSIAFTADPGNNAVPGTAAAARDKLRAAEPRPLVPDRERAFQALRAALNGTKPGTLAFLTDGAAAKADDATVQRLAELQPADLRLIEGDAARTVAITAANNAADAMTVKVTRLNTSRAASVALNAVDTQGRSIANGRVDFRPGQSVATSSITAPFEMRNDFARVSVDNGATAGAVHLLDDAFKRRRVVLLSGEGGDEFQPLLSPLYYIQRALQPYADLIQPSDSDLSVAIPKLLASNPSIIIMADIGRLPEETYEPLTRWISNGGMLLRFAGPRMAAAPADDPLIPVILRQGERALGGTLSWSEPQSLAEFPSFGPFAGIARPADVVVKRQVLAEPTPDLAERTWASLADGTPLVTMKQLASGQIVLFHVTAEATWSDLPISGTFVDMLRHLLQISRSGGVTSEARGNARVSESLPPFRMLTAKGTLVSETGSARPLIPQAGAEPIANFDNPPGLYGSEDGFASLNVLPEDAELAPLDTAGTNAVREGLIGGESWSAKPALFLAAFLLLLADSLVVLFMNGAFSRLRPAVRTAAMIAIALSAGFLMQPGTLHANDSQPGDDLILQRLDNTHLAYVVTGEREVDDISERGLEGLTQFLTFRTTLEPAPPVGIDLTKDELAFYPIIYWPVSATAPMPSSAAISRIDAYMRNGGTVLFDTRDQISALDNGGNVSANGQRLQAILANLDIPPLEPVPSDHVLTKSFYLLSSFPGRYTGSPLWIEARQGGREATEKSAATADGVSPILITGNDFAGAWAVDDNGVPMLPTVPSDEAQREYAYRAGVNIMMYMLTGNYKTDQVHVPDLLERLGQ from the coding sequence GTGAACGCCCTTCCCTTCGCTTTCGCCTATCCTGCCATTCTCGGCGCCCTCATCGCCCTGCCGGTCATCTGGTGGCTGCTCAGGCTGACGCCTCCGCGTCCGAAGACCGAGGTCTTCCCGCCGCTGAAGATCCTCGCCTCCGTCTTGAAGCGCGAGGAGACGCCGGCGCAGAGCCCGTGGTGGCTGACGCTGCTGCGCATGCTGCTCGCCGCCACCGTCATTCTTGCGATCGCCGATCCGGTCTTCAACCCGCGCACCAGTTCGCTCGCATCGGGCGGTCCGCTCGTCCTCTTCGTCGACAACAGCTGGGCGGCGGCACCCGACTGGGAACGCCGCATCCAGACGGCCGATGCGTTGATAGACGATGCCGAATCCGCCGGCACGCCGGTGTCGATCGCCTTCACCGCCGATCCGGGCAACAACGCCGTTCCGGGCACAGCCGCTGCCGCCCGCGACAAGCTGCGCGCCGCCGAGCCGCGACCGCTGGTGCCGGACCGCGAGCGCGCCTTCCAGGCGCTGCGCGCCGCGCTAAACGGCACCAAGCCCGGCACCCTCGCCTTTCTGACCGATGGCGCCGCCGCCAAGGCCGACGACGCGACGGTGCAAAGGCTCGCGGAACTCCAGCCCGCCGATCTCCGCCTGATCGAGGGCGATGCCGCGCGGACGGTCGCGATCACCGCGGCCAACAATGCGGCTGACGCCATGACCGTCAAGGTCACGCGGCTCAACACTTCGCGTGCCGCATCCGTGGCGCTCAACGCCGTCGATACCCAGGGCCGCTCGATCGCCAATGGCAGGGTGGATTTCCGCCCCGGCCAGAGCGTTGCGACGAGTTCGATCACCGCACCCTTCGAGATGCGCAACGATTTCGCCCGCGTCAGCGTCGATAACGGCGCAACGGCCGGCGCCGTCCATCTTCTCGACGACGCGTTCAAGCGCCGCCGCGTCGTCCTGCTGTCAGGTGAAGGCGGGGATGAATTCCAGCCGCTGCTCTCGCCGCTCTATTATATCCAGCGGGCGCTGCAGCCCTATGCTGATCTGATCCAGCCCAGCGATTCCGATCTTTCGGTCGCCATACCGAAACTTCTCGCCAGCAATCCCTCCATCATCATCATGGCCGATATCGGCCGTCTGCCTGAAGAAACCTACGAACCGCTGACACGCTGGATATCGAATGGCGGCATGCTGTTGCGCTTCGCCGGTCCGCGCATGGCCGCGGCCCCCGCGGACGATCCGCTGATCCCCGTTATCCTGCGCCAGGGAGAACGGGCGCTGGGCGGCACCTTGTCCTGGAGCGAGCCGCAGTCGCTGGCCGAATTTCCGAGTTTCGGGCCTTTCGCCGGCATAGCGCGTCCGGCCGATGTCGTGGTCAAACGGCAGGTGCTGGCCGAACCGACGCCCGATCTGGCTGAACGCACCTGGGCGAGCCTGGCTGACGGCACGCCGCTCGTGACGATGAAGCAGCTCGCATCCGGGCAGATCGTCCTGTTTCATGTCACGGCGGAAGCGACCTGGTCCGATCTGCCGATCTCGGGCACTTTCGTCGACATGCTGCGCCACCTCCTGCAGATATCGCGATCGGGCGGCGTGACATCGGAGGCGCGCGGCAATGCGCGTGTCTCCGAATCCCTGCCGCCATTCCGTATGCTGACGGCCAAAGGCACGCTCGTCTCCGAGACGGGTTCGGCGCGACCGCTCATTCCACAGGCAGGAGCCGAACCGATCGCGAATTTCGACAACCCGCCCGGACTTTACGGTTCGGAAGACGGTTTCGCCTCCCTGAACGTACTGCCTGAGGACGCCGAACTGGCGCCGCTCGACACAGCGGGAACCAATGCCGTGCGCGAAGGCCTGATCGGCGGCGAAAGCTGGTCGGCAAAGCCAGCGCTTTTTCTGGCGGCCTTTCTGCTGCTGCTGGCCGATAGCCTGGTCGTCCTCTTCATGAACGGCGCGTTCTCACGATTGCGCCCGGCTGTCCGCACAGCGGCAATGATCGCCATTGCGCTCAGTGCCGGCTTTCTCATGCAACCCGGCACGCTTCACGCCAACGACTCCCAGCCCGGCGACGACCTCATCCTCCAGAGGCTCGACAACACGCATCTCGCCTATGTCGTCACCGGGGAGCGGGAAGTGGACGATATATCCGAGCGCGGCCTCGAGGGCCTTACCCAGTTCCTGACGTTTCGCACGACGCTGGAGCCGGCGCCCCCCGTCGGCATCGACCTGACCAAAGACGAGCTTGCCTTCTATCCGATCATCTACTGGCCGGTTTCGGCAACGGCGCCGATGCCGTCGTCGGCAGCGATCAGCCGCATCGACGCCTATATGCGCAATGGCGGCACCGTGCTTTTCGACACGCGCGATCAGATCAGCGCATTGGACAATGGCGGCAATGTCAGCGCCAACGGCCAGAGGCTGCAGGCTATCCTTGCCAATCTCGACATTCCGCCGCTGGAACCCGTGCCATCAGACCACGTGCTGACGAAATCCTTCTATCTCCTGTCGAGCTTTCCCGGCCGTTATACCGGCAGCCCACTTTGGATCGAGGCTCGGCAGGGCGGCCGCGAAGCGACCGAAAAATCGGCTGCGACGGCCGACGGCGTTTCGCCGATCCTGATCACCGGCAATGATTTCGCCGGTGCCTGGGCAGTCGACGACAACGGCGTGCCGATGCTGCCGACCGTGCCGTCCGATGAAGCGCAGCGCGAATATGCCTACCGTGCCGGCGTCAACATCATGATGTATATGCTGACCGGCAACTACAAGACCGACCAGGTCCATGTTCCCGACCTTCTCGAACGGTTAGGACAGTGA
- a CDS encoding N-acetyltransferase, translating to MPEFELTASPSPEELAVITDALSAFNAGDVGPADRRPLAVLIRDTDGKVTGGLSGFTAWGWLFTQMLYIPDTLRGTGLAGRILAKAEEEAKARGCRGAWIDTFSPQALSAYRRQGYEVFGELEDFPEGRSRSFLRKNL from the coding sequence ATGCCGGAATTCGAGTTGACCGCCTCGCCCTCGCCGGAGGAACTGGCTGTTATCACCGATGCGCTCTCGGCCTTCAACGCCGGTGATGTCGGCCCCGCCGACCGCCGGCCGCTCGCCGTTCTCATTCGCGACACCGACGGCAAGGTGACCGGCGGCCTGTCTGGTTTTACCGCCTGGGGCTGGCTCTTCACCCAGATGCTCTATATTCCCGACACGCTGCGCGGCACCGGCCTCGCCGGCAGGATCCTCGCAAAGGCGGAAGAAGAGGCCAAGGCGCGCGGCTGCCGCGGCGCCTGGATCGACACCTTCAGCCCACAGGCTCTCAGCGCCTATCGGCGTCAGGGTTATGAGGTCTTCGGGGAACTCGAGGATTTCCCGGAGGGCCGCTCGCGCAGTTTCCTCCGGAAAAATCTCTAA
- a CDS encoding NUDIX domain-containing protein — MVDKEKRPLHIRTALRLLHVYFSFARGMTMGVRAACFDAEGRIFLVRHSYIGGWHMPGGGLERNETVEEALAKELREEGNLRIIGKPQLVQVYFNTTTTSRDHVVFYRASVEQTAPRPPDWEISDSGFFSLDNLPEGTTEATHRRLAELRGEQEPDHCW; from the coding sequence ATGGTGGATAAAGAAAAGCGGCCTCTTCATATCAGGACGGCCCTGCGCCTTCTGCATGTCTATTTCTCTTTCGCCCGCGGCATGACGATGGGGGTACGAGCCGCCTGCTTCGATGCGGAGGGGCGGATTTTCCTGGTGCGCCACAGCTATATCGGCGGCTGGCATATGCCGGGCGGCGGACTGGAGCGCAACGAGACGGTCGAAGAAGCACTGGCCAAGGAATTGCGGGAGGAGGGCAACCTCAGGATCATCGGCAAGCCGCAATTGGTTCAGGTCTATTTCAACACCACGACCACAAGCCGGGACCATGTCGTGTTCTACCGGGCGAGTGTCGAGCAGACGGCGCCGCGCCCGCCCGATTGGGAGATCTCCGACAGCGGCTTCTTTTCCCTCGACAACCTGCCCGAAGGCACGACCGAGGCGACGCATCGCCGCTTAGCCGAGCTTCGTGGCGAGCAGGAGCCCGACCACTGCTGGTGA
- a CDS encoding CoA pyrophosphatase — MNDAITHRYPLFSAAEFRRRALNQNGGPVDHAWRDHGDHILNPDIVAEVETFKLRDAAVLVPVVDDGEEAHVIFTKRTATLRKHSGQIAFPGGSIDPADISPEMAAIRETEEEIGLAGSFVETVGRLPNYLASTGFRITPVLGVVSPGFALTLNPAEVADVFEVPLSFLMNPANHARDRRVIDGIDRHFYRVPYETRMIWGITAGIVRTLYERLYA; from the coding sequence ATGAATGATGCGATCACCCACCGTTATCCGCTGTTCTCAGCCGCCGAATTCCGCCGCCGCGCCCTCAACCAGAATGGCGGGCCGGTCGACCATGCCTGGCGCGATCACGGCGACCATATTCTCAATCCCGATATCGTTGCCGAGGTCGAGACCTTCAAGCTGCGTGACGCCGCCGTGCTCGTGCCCGTCGTCGACGACGGCGAGGAGGCGCATGTGATCTTCACCAAGCGCACGGCGACGCTGCGCAAACATTCCGGGCAGATCGCCTTTCCCGGCGGCTCGATCGATCCCGCCGATATCTCACCTGAAATGGCGGCTATCCGCGAGACGGAGGAGGAGATCGGTCTCGCCGGTTCCTTCGTCGAGACCGTCGGGCGACTGCCGAATTATCTTGCCTCGACCGGCTTCCGCATCACGCCGGTGCTCGGCGTCGTCTCGCCGGGCTTTGCGCTCACCCTGAACCCGGCCGAGGTGGCCGACGTGTTCGAGGTGCCGCTTTCCTTCCTGATGAACCCTGCCAATCATGCCCGCGACAGGCGTGTCATCGACGGCATCGACCGGCATTTCTATCGCGTGCCTTATGAAACCAGAATGATCTGGGGCATCACCGCCGGCATCGTCCGCACGCTCTACGAAAGGCTTTATGCATGA
- a CDS encoding MoxR family ATPase, producing the protein MGMMKTEASLDEKAIVAAAEKALSDIAAIRTEVSKVIFGQESVVENTILAVLSGGHALLVGVPGLAKTRLVTTLGEVLGLAANRIQFTPDLMPSDILGSEVMDQDDSGRRSFRFVKGPVFAQLLMADEINRASPRTQSALLQAMQEYHITIAGQRYDLPAPFHVLATQNPLEQEGTYPLPEAQLDRFLLQVDVNYPELAAERQILLETTGLGETRPAAVIDAQRLIEIQTLVRQMPVSDTVVDAILALVRSARPGQGNASTDKNVAWGPGPRAGQAMMLCARARALYEGRLAPSLDDIFALAEPILQHRMALTFAARAEGMSVRDVIAGLVKQAKG; encoded by the coding sequence GTGGGTATGATGAAGACCGAAGCCAGCCTCGATGAAAAGGCGATCGTCGCCGCTGCCGAAAAGGCACTCTCCGATATCGCCGCCATCCGCACAGAAGTCTCGAAGGTGATCTTCGGTCAGGAAAGCGTCGTCGAGAACACCATTCTCGCCGTGCTGTCAGGCGGTCATGCTCTGCTCGTCGGCGTCCCCGGTCTTGCCAAGACCAGACTGGTGACGACGCTCGGCGAAGTGCTCGGCCTCGCCGCCAACCGCATCCAATTCACGCCTGATCTGATGCCCTCGGATATTCTCGGATCCGAGGTGATGGACCAGGACGACAGTGGACGCCGCTCTTTCCGCTTCGTCAAGGGCCCTGTTTTCGCCCAGCTGCTGATGGCTGACGAAATCAACCGCGCCTCGCCGCGGACCCAGTCGGCGCTTCTGCAAGCCATGCAGGAATATCACATCACCATCGCCGGCCAGCGCTATGACCTGCCGGCGCCCTTCCATGTGCTCGCCACCCAGAACCCGCTCGAGCAGGAAGGCACCTATCCCCTGCCCGAAGCCCAGCTCGACCGCTTCCTGCTGCAGGTCGACGTCAATTATCCGGAGCTCGCCGCCGAACGCCAGATCCTGCTCGAGACGACGGGCTTGGGGGAAACCCGGCCGGCAGCCGTCATCGACGCGCAGCGGCTGATCGAGATTCAGACCCTGGTGCGTCAGATGCCGGTGAGCGACACGGTCGTCGACGCCATCCTGGCGCTGGTCCGTTCCGCCCGCCCCGGCCAGGGCAATGCCTCGACCGACAAGAACGTCGCCTGGGGTCCAGGCCCCCGCGCCGGCCAGGCGATGATGCTCTGCGCCCGTGCTCGCGCCCTCTACGAAGGTCGCCTGGCGCCGTCGCTCGACGATATCTTCGCGCTCGCCGAACCCATTCTCCAGCACCGTATGGCGCTGACTTTCGCTGCCCGCGCCGAAGGCATGTCGGTGCGCGACGTCATCGCCGGACTGGTCAAGCAGGCAAAGGGATAA